The Methylomicrobium lacus LW14 genome window below encodes:
- a CDS encoding ArsC family reductase yields MITLFGIKNCDTCKKARQWLEQHGIAHRFHDYRVDGLPPELLQRFIDGLGWEKLLNKSSTSWRQLSADQQAGLTREKAAALMLETPTLIKRPVLDSGNTLTLGFKADQYEALNLKDAKG; encoded by the coding sequence ATGATCACGCTGTTCGGAATAAAAAACTGCGACACCTGTAAAAAGGCGCGGCAGTGGCTGGAGCAGCACGGCATCGCCCATCGTTTTCATGATTACCGTGTCGACGGCCTGCCGCCCGAGCTGCTGCAACGCTTCATCGACGGCCTCGGCTGGGAAAAGCTGCTGAACAAGAGCAGCACCAGCTGGAGGCAGTTGAGCGCGGACCAACAGGCCGGTCTGACGCGCGAGAAAGCGGCTGCCTTGATGCTCGAAACGCCGACCTTGATCAAACGCCCGGTTCTGGATAGCGGCAATACCCTGACGCTCGGCTTCAAGGCCGATCAATACGAAGCACTGAACTTGAAGGACGCCAAAGGATGA
- the dapE gene encoding succinyl-diaminopimelate desuccinylase yields MSATLELLKDLIGRESVTPKDEGCQDVLAARLAPLGFNEERLNFADTQNIWLRRGDAKPLFVFLGHTDVVPTGPLEAWQSPPFEPTIRGGRLYGRGAADMKGSIAAFTTALERFLAAHPDPEGSIAIMMTSDEEGIATHGVVKVVEVLEARGEKIDWCLVGEPSSDKKIGDVIRVGRRGSLCAKMTVAGIQGHVAYPELAENPIHAFAPALKELTEEVWDKGNAFFPPTSLQVSNIHSGTGAENIIPGSVEVLFNLRFCTELDEETIKQRTQAIFDRHGLNYDIQWRLSGNPFLTSQGKLIDAAHAAIEAVTGYDTHDDTGGGTSDGRFIAPTGAEVIELGPLNESIHKVNENVGLEDLETLSGIYEQILVNLLIRS; encoded by the coding sequence ATGAGCGCAACGCTGGAATTATTGAAGGATTTGATCGGCCGCGAGTCGGTCACGCCGAAGGATGAAGGCTGCCAGGACGTGCTGGCCGCGAGGCTCGCGCCCTTGGGTTTTAACGAGGAAAGGCTGAATTTCGCCGATACGCAGAATATCTGGCTGAGACGAGGCGATGCGAAACCGTTGTTCGTCTTTCTCGGCCATACCGACGTGGTGCCGACCGGCCCGCTGGAGGCCTGGCAGTCGCCGCCGTTCGAACCGACGATCCGGGGCGGCAGATTGTATGGACGCGGCGCGGCGGACATGAAGGGCAGCATCGCGGCGTTCACGACCGCTTTAGAGCGTTTCCTCGCCGCGCATCCGGACCCTGAAGGCTCGATCGCTATCATGATGACCAGCGACGAGGAAGGCATCGCGACGCATGGCGTCGTGAAGGTCGTCGAGGTGCTCGAAGCGCGCGGCGAAAAGATCGATTGGTGTCTGGTCGGCGAACCGTCCAGCGACAAGAAGATCGGCGACGTGATCCGGGTCGGACGGCGCGGCTCCTTGTGCGCGAAAATGACCGTCGCGGGCATTCAGGGCCATGTCGCGTACCCCGAACTGGCCGAAAACCCGATCCATGCCTTCGCGCCGGCTTTGAAGGAATTGACCGAGGAAGTCTGGGATAAAGGCAACGCGTTTTTCCCGCCGACCAGCCTGCAAGTCTCGAATATTCATTCGGGGACCGGAGCCGAGAACATCATCCCCGGATCGGTCGAAGTGCTGTTCAACCTGCGCTTCTGCACCGAGCTGGACGAAGAGACGATCAAGCAGCGCACGCAGGCGATCTTCGACCGCCACGGCCTGAACTACGACATTCAGTGGCGCCTGTCCGGCAATCCGTTTCTAACCTCCCAAGGCAAGCTGATCGATGCGGCACATGCGGCGATCGAAGCGGTAACCGGTTATGACACGCACGACGATACCGGCGGCGGCACCTCGGACGGGCGCTTCATCGCGCCGACCGGCGCCGAGGTGATCGAACTCGGACCTTTGAATGAAAGCATCCACAAGGTCAACGAGAATGTCGGCCTTGAGGATCTGGAGACCTTGTCCGGCATTTACGAACAGATATTGGTCAACCTGCTGATCCGCTCCTAA
- a CDS encoding glycosyl hydrolase family 17 protein: MKLARTVLFIALVVVGNALITWLNNLPQDTGVDVPGGKVNSVSFAPFREGQSPLTQVFPSTEQMDEDLRLLAGQSRTIRTYASSKGLAEVPALARKHGLKMIQGAWLTSMNMAKDNEEEIAALIKAANEYPDVITRVIVGNEVLMRGELEPEQLLSYIRRVKQAIKQPVSYADVWSYYIRYPEIAKEVDFFTVHILPYWEDEPLLVDKTADHIVKNYQRIRDAYPGKPILIGESGWPSAGRQRGPAVPSVVNEAKFIRSLVQVADKNGFDINVVEAFNQPWKSKLEGVVGANWGLYSVDRELVFPLTGKVVENPNWPMRVLVAGLLTLLAVGFYAKRLQALSAVQLFTFAGFAQLLSALQVNQTGDLWYTSYNDMERFHTLSIAALGLAFGGLLIQRAAESLRITNGCACLPAWSRYLFLTFVALAFYKTQAMTLNGRFLSFPYPLTLIPVFGILGLLVLGFIGGERNWRQLLAGITGGTAKTGGVCKLSMLLAGTGVALLAFETYQIMIGTNFPTAYPIFADRLYAAFMTTLTYSQLQGWVLLIAALIFLLPLRLLAGVLIFAVPALIVGETHAFMSGYDLVQDHPDFGDRLQTSLTYTLINCQLLYWLGSLLVLAVPLWIGGRTDSRARL; the protein is encoded by the coding sequence ATGAAACTTGCACGAACTGTTTTATTTATCGCATTGGTGGTGGTCGGCAATGCCTTGATCACCTGGCTGAACAATCTGCCGCAGGATACCGGCGTCGATGTGCCCGGCGGCAAGGTCAACAGCGTTTCTTTCGCGCCGTTTCGGGAAGGACAGAGTCCGTTGACTCAGGTCTTTCCGAGTACGGAGCAAATGGACGAAGATTTACGCCTGTTGGCCGGCCAATCGCGTACGATCCGTACCTACGCAAGTTCGAAAGGACTGGCCGAGGTGCCGGCGCTGGCCCGTAAACACGGCCTGAAAATGATTCAGGGCGCCTGGCTGACCAGCATGAATATGGCGAAGGATAACGAGGAAGAGATTGCGGCCCTGATCAAGGCGGCGAACGAATATCCCGACGTGATTACGCGCGTGATTGTCGGCAACGAAGTGCTGATGCGCGGCGAACTCGAGCCCGAGCAGCTGTTGAGTTATATTCGCCGGGTCAAGCAGGCGATCAAGCAGCCGGTGTCTTATGCGGATGTCTGGTCGTATTACATCCGTTATCCGGAAATCGCGAAAGAGGTTGATTTCTTTACCGTGCACATCCTGCCGTACTGGGAAGACGAGCCGTTGTTGGTCGATAAGACCGCCGACCATATCGTGAAGAATTATCAGCGCATCCGCGATGCCTATCCCGGCAAGCCGATCCTGATCGGCGAATCCGGCTGGCCGAGCGCCGGCCGCCAGCGGGGGCCGGCGGTGCCGAGCGTTGTGAATGAAGCCAAATTTATCCGCTCGCTGGTGCAGGTCGCCGATAAAAACGGCTTCGACATCAACGTCGTCGAGGCGTTTAACCAGCCCTGGAAGAGCAAGCTGGAAGGTGTAGTCGGCGCGAACTGGGGGCTTTATTCGGTCGATCGCGAGCTGGTGTTTCCGTTGACCGGCAAGGTGGTCGAGAATCCGAACTGGCCGATGCGGGTGTTGGTTGCGGGCCTGCTGACACTGCTGGCCGTCGGTTTTTACGCGAAACGCCTGCAGGCGCTGTCAGCCGTGCAACTCTTTACCTTTGCCGGCTTTGCCCAGTTGCTCAGCGCCTTGCAGGTCAATCAGACCGGCGATCTCTGGTACACCAGCTACAACGACATGGAGCGCTTTCATACGCTGTCGATTGCGGCTCTCGGCCTCGCGTTTGGCGGACTGCTGATCCAGCGCGCGGCGGAATCGTTGCGGATTACGAATGGCTGCGCCTGCTTGCCGGCCTGGAGCCGCTATCTGTTTCTGACCTTTGTCGCGCTGGCCTTTTATAAAACGCAGGCGATGACTCTGAACGGCCGCTTTTTGAGCTTTCCGTATCCGTTGACCTTGATCCCGGTGTTCGGGATCTTGGGCTTGCTCGTACTCGGTTTTATCGGCGGCGAGCGGAACTGGCGGCAACTGTTGGCCGGTATCACCGGAGGGACCGCAAAGACTGGCGGTGTGTGTAAGTTGAGCATGCTGTTGGCCGGTACCGGCGTGGCGCTGTTGGCTTTCGAGACCTACCAGATCATGATCGGCACCAATTTCCCGACCGCTTATCCGATCTTCGCGGACAGGCTGTATGCCGCCTTCATGACCACGTTGACCTATAGCCAACTGCAAGGCTGGGTGCTGTTGATCGCCGCGTTGATTTTTCTGCTGCCGCTGAGGCTCTTGGCCGGGGTATTGATCTTTGCTGTGCCGGCGCTGATCGTCGGCGAAACCCATGCTTTTATGAGCGGCTACGATTTGGTCCAGGATCATCCCGATTTCGGCGACCGGCTGCAAACGTCTCTGACGTATACGCTGATCAATTGCCAGCTCTTGTATTGGCTTGGAAGCTTGCTGGTGCTGGCTGTGCCTTTGTGGATCGGCGGCAGGACTGATAGTCGGGCGAGGCTGTAG
- a CDS encoding isocitrate lyase/PEP mutase family protein, with product MKNPLRTLIEQPGIKAAPAVYDCLGAMVAEQAGFEFLFTSGFGLSASLLGKPDMGYLTASEMIGAACRIANSVSIPVIADMDTGYGNPLNVIRMVQEIAPSKVAGIILEDQECPKKCGHFEGKRVISVEEQVEKIKAAVYARGDSNLVIVGRTDARAIEGLQGAIARGEHYLEAGADVLFIEAPQSRDELKEIARHFAGVPLFANIIEGGKTPNLSVQELEEMGYKLAAFALSGLFSVTQALKDCFGCLKQDGSTENINKDLSFEQFKDVIHIDKHIELERKFGLL from the coding sequence ATGAAAAACCCCCTCCGAACCCTGATCGAACAGCCCGGTATCAAAGCCGCTCCCGCCGTGTATGATTGTTTGGGCGCAATGGTCGCCGAACAGGCGGGATTCGAATTTCTCTTTACCAGCGGCTTCGGCCTATCGGCTTCTTTACTCGGCAAACCCGACATGGGTTATCTGACCGCCAGCGAGATGATAGGCGCCGCCTGCCGAATCGCGAACAGCGTTTCGATTCCAGTGATCGCGGACATGGATACCGGCTACGGCAATCCGCTGAACGTGATCCGCATGGTCCAGGAAATCGCCCCCTCGAAAGTCGCCGGCATCATCCTGGAAGATCAGGAATGCCCGAAAAAATGCGGCCATTTCGAAGGTAAACGGGTGATTTCGGTAGAGGAGCAGGTCGAAAAGATCAAGGCCGCGGTCTATGCGCGCGGCGATTCGAACCTGGTGATCGTCGGCCGGACCGATGCCCGCGCGATCGAGGGTTTGCAGGGAGCGATCGCAAGAGGCGAACATTATCTCGAAGCCGGCGCGGATGTGTTGTTCATCGAAGCGCCGCAGTCCCGGGATGAACTGAAAGAGATTGCCCGACATTTTGCCGGCGTCCCGCTATTCGCGAATATCATTGAAGGCGGCAAGACCCCGAATTTATCTGTGCAGGAGCTAGAAGAGATGGGCTACAAGCTGGCGGCTTTTGCCTTGTCCGGCTTGTTTTCGGTGACACAGGCGCTGAAGGATTGCTTTGGCTGCTTGAAGCAGGACGGTTCGACCGAAAATATCAATAAAGATCTGTCATTTGAACAGTTTAAGGATGTGATTCATATCGACAAGCACATTGAACTGGAAAGGAAATTTGGGCTTTTGTAA